Genomic window (Deltaproteobacteria bacterium):
ACCGGGAATGACAGAGCAAAGGACCTGAATAGAAAATCAGACGAGGTAGTTGCCGAGATTAATATAGGTTTTGATGGACTTTAAATCTTCTTCACTCACTTGAGTAAACTGTATACCCATCCCGGGCGTAAGTTCTATGGGGTAGCTATGTCTTTCATCGGTATTCCAGACAACCCTTCCCTCAAGCGCTATCCCCTCGGCAATATCGGTTATTGAAAAAGTAACCTTCACCATCTCACCGACAGGAATGACCTTCCCGCCCTTAATGTAGAGGCCCCCTTCACTGATGACATAAACATGGCCCACATATTCCTTACCTGAATGTATGTAGCTTACCTTTGAATAAATGGGGGCCCGTGTCTGGCTTCTAACGGGA
Coding sequences:
- a CDS encoding PilZ domain-containing protein, with product PVRSQTRAPIYSKVSYIHSGKEYVGHVYVISEGGLYIKGGKVIPVGEMVKVTFSITDIAEGIALEGRVVWNTDERHSYPIELTPGMGIQFTQVSEEDLKSIKTYINLGNYLV